A genomic window from Coccinella septempunctata chromosome 9, icCocSept1.1, whole genome shotgun sequence includes:
- the LOC123320262 gene encoding guanine nucleotide-binding protein subunit beta-like protein 1 produces the protein MDIMKENDVRKHSPSTRVPPEPKFILKREMGIVHCFNLPNSEDENDCKYLYVGTEEGEVFVWDLTTLSVSLKPKLGSSIQNIHFYNSTMITQEKEGEIKVFELKSGNFNQIHSTITTDGSFCKSIMIEHRLFTAAETVDIYDMETMTKEKNLTPHTEKKLGMIMSLTEIVLEDSRSYIMVLYETGDAIFWDFSNSKTVDQVLFKPQPLSSTFNKKNGRGLVVGASNTIQVFKVSTSGSKIIYEIEVPTKGSLTVVESRPDGRLFVVGGSDGRLRCFSWKTLKLLVVLTEHNHPITSIRFPPKRISTCCEKPLVVSSADGVISFWDIY, from the exons ATGGacataatgaaagaaaatgatGTAAGAAAGCATTCTCCATCAACTAGAGTCCCTCCTGAACCTAAATTCATATTGAAGAGGGAAATGGGTATTGTTCACTGCTTCAATTTGCCAAACTCTGAGGACGAGAACGATTGTAAATATTTGTATGTGGGTACAGAGGAAGGTGAAGTGTTTGTTTGGGATCTCACT ACACTTAGTGTAAGCTTGAAACCAAAACTGGGATCCTCAatacaaaacattcatttcTACAACTCCACCATGATAACCCAAGAGAAAGAAGGTGAAATCAAAGTGTTTGAATTGAAGAGCGGAAATTTCAATCAAATCCACTCGACAATCACCACCGATGGGTCATTCTGCAAAAGTATAATGATAGAACATCGATTATTCACAGCGGCGGAAACTGTAGATATTTATGATATGGAAACGATGACTAAAGAGAAAAATCTTACACCTCACACAGAAAAGAAGTTGGGAATGATAATGAGTCTAACAGAAATTGTTCTGGAAGATTCCAGATCTTATATTATGGTACTTTACGAGACTGGGGATGCTatattttgggatttttcaaattctaaaaCAGTCGATCAAGTATTATTCAAACCACAGCCCTTGTCCTCAACGTTCAACAAGAAAAACGGGAGAGGTTTAGTGGTAGGAGCATCGAACACGATTCAAGttttcaaagtgagtaccagTGGTTCCAAGATAATTTACGAAATCGAAGTGCCTACTAAAGGTAGTTTAACAGTCGTTGAAAGTAGACCGGATGGTCGTTTATTCGTGGTTGGGGGGTCGGATGGCAGATTACGATGTTTCTCTTGGAAAACGTTGAAATTGTTGGTCGTTCTAACAGAACACAATCATCCAATCACTAGTATTCGATTTCCCCCCAAGAGAATCTCGACTTGTTGCGAGAAGCCTCTGGTGGTTTCTAGTGCGGATGGTGTTATAAGTTTTTGGGATATTTATTGA